The genomic region GGTCGACTCTGACTTTGCCCTCGGAATACAAATTAGTCAATCTTCCAATATCCGTGTGATAAAACCTTCCAAAAGATTGGAGCAGGTTTCCTTCTTTGTCAAAGACATGCAAGGGATGATCACTTGATACACTCTCCGGTAACCCCAAGGCAAACAACCGATCCTCCGTCACTGCAATCGAATGAGGCACAAATTCAAGGTTGATGGAACGTACATATTGGCACGGAGTACTGCTACACTCGAAGATCGATATCAACCCCTCAGCGCCTGATACAAATACTTGTCCTTCCCAGACAGTGAGGTCACTTGGTTGAAACAAATCACCCGGTCCTCGTCCCGCTTGAGCTATTTTCTGTACTTCATTGCTTGACGAGTTATATTCGTACAGGATGCTATTGGAGATATCCAGGATAACTCCTCTTGTTTTATCATCCGTTACATACTGAAAGATCACATCAGTGCCTACAAAAACATCCAGTTTTAGTGGGGCGTTAGCACTACTTTGCCCTTCGTTTGAGAATTCCTCCAGTAATAGATTCGTATTACGTTTATCGGCACCCAGGGGAATGGCCTCTTCATTGATGTAAGGGATATTTTCCAGTATCGGATGAGTTACCGTTTGTGCGGTTACCCACTCAGCGCTCACAAATAAAAAAAGTATTGCCATGACAATATTATAAATACTTATTCTGATCATCATAATATTTCCTTCAATCTTAGATTTTTAACTAATGAGTGATATTACTTTCACTTTTGTGATCTCAGTAACTTAGCCACATAACGTTGCTGCAAATAACCTGCGTAGTTACTAAGAATGTAATTTAACAGATTGAAGAGGAACCGAAAGAGGAGAGGGGGTGGAAGCGCTTCTGCCACGTTAGGTTAATTTGCTGGTTAGAGTGCCAGGATTAGACTCGTTGTCTCCACTTTTCAGGATCACTTCGTTGATCAAGAATTGCGAGAATTGTTATGCTTTCTGGCTCATCAATAAAATAGGGCATTTAACTCCGTTGGAGTGATTTCCGATTAAAACGTACAATAAGTGTCCGACAAATTCCTGTTGATCCAACTGGCGATGGTTGAACCGGTACTCAATTTCTTTGAGGTAGTATAAAAAGTTTTCTGCACTTACTCCGTGGTAGCGGAGAAGACGTTCTTTGGCATACCCCCAAAAGCCTTCGATTCCGTTGATACTGGCTGCTCCGCGAGCGTATTCAGCCTGGCCGTGATCGACCGTTTGATGATCAGCAAGCGGAGTCCTCGGACTGCCAGGTGTCGGAGTAGATGGTTGTTTCAATGGACACTTTATCACGGATGATATCTTGTAGCGTGAGTTTGTCTACTTCGGCGACAGGAACGACATACACGATCCCGTCCTGGCGCTGATAGATCCCAAAAACTGGCTGCTGTAGCTCCTTGGCCCCTCGCCCGCGTTTTACCTTGCCGGCCTTACGCAGGCGCTTCCGGTCGCTGTGGCGACGGTTCTTGAAACTCGGGCCAAAGTAGGTGCCTTCCGGCCCGAGGCCGGACCTATCTCGTGGGCCTGCGACAGGCTGAATCTGCCCGGGCGACTTCGAACGCTTGGAGGCTCTTGTCTGTACGCGGCCGAAGCAGCGGCCGCACGCGGCCTGGTCTGGCCGCTTGCAGTCGCGCGGCACGACCTGCACGATTCGGTAAGCTCTTCAGCTCGAACCGCCGAACGGGCCGTCCTCCAGGCTGTCTTGGCCGGCTTTCTGGTAGGAGCAGCTCCGCGACTGGGGGTGCCAGGTGACCTCACCCTGCAATCTGCGGCCCGTAGCATCGCCCCGGGCATCGCCAGCGGCCGTTCAGCGGGCTTCCAGAATCGACGCGTCCAATCCGCGCAACCAGGCTGCCGGCGTGTGCGACCCCCGCAACGGGCCGCACGCCAGATACGGCCAACGGCGCGAAGAACGTAAACCACGCGTAAATATGCTGCACAGGCGCTTACCGCCGCAGAGCCACACTCCCGCAGACGGGGGCATGCCCGGAGATCATTGGCACGTGCCGGAAGCGAGCTACTAAAGCTCGCCGCACGGTATCCATGTAGATTGTTTGATAATGAAGAGGATTGCGTTGAACCGTAGCGATTTTGGCATCCACGCACCGAACAAATTCTTTGCTTAGACTGGCGAGCTGCTTCTCATACCACCAATACGCTTGATCAAAATCTCGCTCTGCCTGAAGAGTAAAAATTAAGCGTTTGCTCACGAGGGGTCATAAGTATTGATCCCGAATCTCATCCCAAGATTTCCCTCTTTTCTTATCCTCTTGAAATGATTTCAGTCTCTCTTCTAGAATACTCTTGTGGTGATCGGGGAGAGGTACGTCATTTGGTTCGGATGCAATGGAATCCCAGAGTGCCTCAACGACGAGGAGCTTCTCGCTTTTATTTAGCTCGCTGAGTTGCTTGGCCAGTGCTTCATCCATGATGATGCTTTTAAATGATCATCTGGAATTTACTAAAAATGGGTCAGAATACAATTAACTGCTGAGGGAACGGGAAGTGGGTAGGCACTCTAACGTTGCTGCAAATAACCTGCGGGGGACTACAGTTCTAATGTAACAGACATTTCGGGAACCGCAAGCTGTGAGGTAGGGGGAGGGGCTCTGCCCCGTCAGGTTGATTTGCTTGTTATGGTTGCGAACGATCGCTGATCAGGTTTCATCAACTATCTGCAGGACCCGATCAACCAGTTCTTGGGATATCCAAAAATTCGTTTGTAGCATTTTTTTAATCAGCGGTTTGACAGCCTGAATATGTCCTTTCCTTTTTGCTGTTACCAGGACGCCTAGCGAGCCGGTAATTGTCACTCCCATCTCAGTAGCTGCTTTTCTTCCCTTGATCTCATCGATGATCAACAACGAATTACTTTCCTCCGAAGCCAGTGCAATACTTGTCGCTTCACCCGGATCCAAATAGCTGGCTAACCCTTTATCAAGACCAGACGTCGGTTTCTTTACTTCAACCCAATCCGGAAGAGATTGACTAAACTCTTTCGAAACGGTTTCCGTGATATGGATTTTGCCGAAAAGATCCTTCAGGAGATCTAACTCTCCGATTTTGTAGAAAAGAATAAGGCAGCTCGTGTCAGAAACTGTGACCTTGGGCATTTTCTATATCTTGATCCAATTCCTCTGCCGGATGATTGATGAGCGCTACATTATACTCCGCGAGAAGCTCCATAAACGTCTCTTTGGAATATCCTGCTAATTCTGCTGCCTGGCCCAGAGTTAATTTTCCTCTCTCGTACAATTTGGATGCCAAAGACATACGGGCCTCTTGATCATCTATCTCTGCTGTGTTTGGTATGTGTATCGTAAGAGTTTTCATAGATGAAAAGTAATTAATTTTTCCTACTAACGATAATCATCCATCAATGGTGTTTACGGCTTGCAATTAGGGCATGAGGAGTGAGCAACATAACATAATCTTACACCACTAACGTAGCTGATAGTGGTATATCAAGCAACTGGAGTGCCCATCGAAAAGCTCTGGGTTGGGACACTGGGAATTGCCGTTGATGTAATATCTTGATATAACATCTTGACGTAACTACAGGTTTTATGTCTGAGGGGGTATAAGGTGAAAGGCGGCCAAAAGTCTCATTTCTACGCATACCACAAATGCGATCCTTATGATAGGCGAACTAAATTCCTGGTGGAATAAACTGGCGCAACATTCCCCTTAAGCCAATCTCACCTAAATCGAATCCTCTCTATCTAATCCGATACGCGGTCGTAAATAACGAACGAAAGGTCTTCCCGGTCGTCTCGCATGACCTCTTTCCAGATGCTCCCGACGTCCTCGCGGTACTCCGGGAAATAGGTGTCTCCCTCAAACTCCTCGCGGATCTCGGTAATGTACAGCCGGTCAGCGTAGTCCATAAACTGCCGGTAGATCTCCCCTCCCCCGATGATAAACACCAGATCGTGGTTGCTCAGGTAGCTGATGGCCTGACTGACGGATTTGAAGGCGGTGATCTCCTCCAGGTCGTCGTAGGTGCGGGTGCGGCTCAGTACTACGTTTTCGCGACCTTCCAGCGGGCGCTCGTTGAGCTCCTCAAAAACCCCGCGTCCCATCACGATGGGATTTCCCATGGTGGTCTCCTTGAAGTGCACCAGGTCGTCGGGGAAGTGCCAGGGTAGCTTGCCGTCTTTTCCGATGACCAGGTTGGGATCGTGTGCTGCGATGATGGCTAGGGTCATACGGCCACCTCGAATTTGATGGAGGGGTGCGGATTGTAGTTCTTCAGCTCAAAGTCCTCGAAGGTGAGCTCGTCCACCGGCTTGTCGGCGATCTCCAGGGTGGGAAGCTCGCGGGGCTCGCGCTCGAGCTGTTCCTTTAGTCCGTCCACGTGATTCATATAGATATGCGCGTCCACGATGGTATGGGCGAAGGTGCCGTAGTCAAGTCCCACTTCGTTGGCGACAGCCATGGTGAGGGCGGAATAGCAGGCCAGGTTGAAGGGAATACCCAGGGCGATGTCGCCGGAGCGCTGCGTCAGGTGACAGTTGAGTTTGCCGTCGGCCACGTTAAACACGTACATCACGTGGCAGGGCGGCAGGGCCATTTGATCCAGCAGGCCGGGGTGCCAGGCGGAGACCACGATGCGGCGGCTGTGGGGGTTCTCCTTGAGCATGGTGATGGCGCGTTCCACCTGGTCGAGCTCCTTGTCGATGGTAACGGTTTTTGTGAGATGGGAGGCGTCTCCCTCAAAGCTGATCTCCTCGGTCTCCGAATAGGGAAAACGGCGCCACATGACCGGATAGATGGGTCCCACATGCCCGTCCTCGTCCGCCCACGCGTCCCAGATGTGACAGTCCTGCTCGTCGCGCAGCCAGCGGATATGGTCCTCCCCGCGCAGGTACCAGAGCAGTTCCAGGATGACCGAACGGAAGTATACCTTCTTGGTGGTCAGCAGCGGATAGCCCTCCGCCAGGTCCACCTTGTAGAATTCCGAGAAGCTGGAGAGGGTGTCGGTGCCGGTCCGGTTTGATTTCCGCACGCCGTTGTCAAGGACGTTGCGTACCAGGTCGAGGTACTGTTTCATCTACGGGTTGCTTGGGTCTGTCTTTTTGAATTTTCGGATCTCTAAAGGGCTACGCCTTGAAGTAACGCTATTGCAATGGAAAAGTAAATGAGAATTCCCATGACGTCGCTCAGCGTGGAGACGAAGGGAGCGGAGCTGACAGCCGGGTCCAGCCCGAACTTGGAGAGCATAAAGGGCAGCATGGAGCCGCTAAGGTTCCCCCAGAGCACCACCCCGATGAGGCTGAGCGCCACCACCGTCGCACTGGCCAACATGTCGTCGGACACCCCGCCGTGCAGGGCCCATGTCCAGGCCAGGATAATGCCGAAACCGATAACTGCCATGAGCAGGCCCAGCATGAGTCCGGAGAGCAGCTCCCTCCCCATGACCTTGAGCCACTCGTCGCGGTCAATGTCGTCGGTGGCGAGGGCCCGGATGATGAGCGTGGCGGCCTGCGATCCAGAGTTGCCCCCGCTGGAGATGATCATCGGGATGAAAAGAGCCAGGGTAACGGCGTTGGCAAGCACGCTCTCGTAGCCGTCCAGCACCGAGGCGGTCAGCAGCTGTCCCACAAACAGGATCAACAGCCAGCCGATGCGCTTTTTGACCATCTCAAGGATGGTGGTCTGCGAGTAGTAGTCGTCGAGGGCATCCATACCGGCCATCAGCTGCATGTCCTCGGTGGTCTCCTCCTCGGCCACGTCGATCACATCATCCACCGTCACGATGCCCACGAGGATGCCGTCGGAATCGACCACAGGCATGGCCACACGGTCGTACTTGGAGAGCATCTTCACAGCATCCTCCTGGTCTTCGAAGGCGCTCAGCGCCTCAAAACTCTCGTCCATCAGCGAGCTTATGGTGGCCTCGGGGTCGGCCAGGATGAACTGGTTGAGCCGCAGGTCGTCGATCAGCTTTTCGTTCTCGTCCACCACGTAGATCACGTTTACCGTTTCGGCGCTGTGCCCGTAGCGCCTTATATGCTCCATGGCGCGCTGCACGGTCCAGTCCTGTTTCACCTTCACATAACGCGGGGTCATCAGCCTTCCCACGCTCTCGTCGGGGTAGCCCAGCAGCTTGGTCACCAGGCGGCGGTCCTCGGCCTTCATGGAGCTCATCACCCGCTGGGTGAGGTGGCCGGGCAGCTCCTCCATGAGGGCCACCCTCTCGTCAGGCTCCAGGTTGGACATAACGTCGCTGAGCTGCTGGGCGGTGAAGACCTCCAGAAGTTCGGCGCCCTTGACGGTGCTCAGGTAGGAGAAAACGTCGGCGGCTTTCTGCTTTCTGAGGAGGCGGAAGATGACCACGGCCACCTCGTTGTCCAGCTCCTCCAGCAGCTCGGCCACGTCCACCGCAGGCACGTCGTTCAGAATGTCCTTGAGCGCCACCCAGTCCTTGGCTTCGATCAGCTCGTCAAATTCGGGTTTCAGCAGGTGGACAATCATCGGACTTCCGCAATATGGGACGGTTTACGGGGATGGTTTCGCGGCGTCCTAATTTACGGGCTTCTCCCCTGTTTTAAAAAAATGAGGTGACCGGCTAAGAGATTTTTGCGATTTTACCTCCGCTTTGTCACATTGTGCCATGCTTTTTAACGAGGAAGTAGCAACAGCTTGAAGATCATCATTATCGGGGCGGGCGAAATAGGCTACGAACTGGCCAGCCTGCTCTCCAAGGAGCAACACGACGTGGTGGTCCTGGACCGGGACAAGGAGTGTCTGGACAAGGTGAAGGCAAACCTCGACGTGCTCACCCACGAAGGCAACGCCACCTCGGTCAAGGACCTGGTGGATTCGGGCGTGCGGGACGCCGATATCATGATTGCCGTGACGAGCATCGACGAGGTGAACATGATCGCCTCCATGATGAGCAAGCGCCTGGGCGTTGAATTGGTAATCGCACGGGTGCGCAGCGATGAGCTCTCGCGTCCGGGCGCCCCGCTGAAGCCCACCGACCTGGGCATCGACGTAATTATCCATCCCGAGCAGAGCGCCGCCTATGAGATTGTGCGCCTCATCAAGCGCGCCTCGGCCAGCGACCTGGTAAACCTGGCCGATGGCAAGATGCAACTCATCGGGCTGAGGCTGGGCAAAAATTCGCCCCTGGTGGGCATGTCGCTGGAGCAGTACGCCGAAAAGCATCCCGATCTTACCTTTCGGGTGGCGGCCATCTCCCGGCGTACGCTTACCATCATTCCCAGCGGCTCAGTGAAGCTGCAGGCGATGGACCAGATCTTCGTGCTGGCCCGGACCGAGGACATCCCCGCCGTCATCAAAACCACCGGCAAGCCCGATGTGGAGATCAACTCCATCATGATTTCGGGCGGCACGCCCATCGGCGCCATGATCGCGCGTATCCTCACTCAGGAGGAGAAAAACTGGAAGATCAAGCTCATCGAGCCCGACCGCAAGATTGCCGAAGAGCTGGCTCAGGAGCTCAAGGACGTACTGGTGCTCAACGGCAACCCTACCGACCCCGACCTGCTGGCCACGGAGGGCATCACCGACACCGACGCATTCATATCGGTAACCGACGACGAGGAATCCAATATCATCTCCTGCCTGATGGCCAAGCACCTGGAGGTCAAGAAAACCGTGGCGCTGGTCTCGAAGACTGACTACATCCCCCTCAGCCAGACCATTGGACTGGATGCCGCCGTCAACAAGAAGTCGGCCGCCTCCAACGAGATTCACCGCCACGTACGCCGTGGACGCGTCATCTCGGTGACCGCCCTGCAGGGTATCAAGGCTGAGGTGATCGAGCTGCAGGCCGCGTCCGGATCGAAGGTGGTAAAAAAACCCATTCACAAGATTTCCTTTCCCCAGGGCTGCGTAATCGGGGGCATTATGAGCAACGGCTCGGTGGAGATTGCCACCGGACAGTCGCAGATCAGGGCCAGCGACCGGGTGATCGTCTTCTGCATGCCCGAGGCGGTCGACAAGGTAACCTCACTCTTTAACTGATGCTCAGAAGCCCCTCCGACAGTTTCAGGCGACCGAAGATCGACTATCTCACGGTGCTGGGTATCCTGGGTTCCTTTATCTTCTTCCTGGGCTTTGCCCTGCTGATTCCCATGATTATCTCACTGCACTACGGGGAGGAGATATGGGACACCTACCTATACTCGGCGGGGATAGCATTTGGCTTCGGGGGACTGCTCTGGGTGCTGTTCAAGCCGCGCCACGAGCTGCGCATACGCGAGGGGTTCCTGGTAGTGAGCTGCACCTGGCTCTTCCTTTCGCTGGTGGGCGCCCTTCCGTTCGTCATTTCGGGCATTCTCCCCAGTTACACCGACGCGGTCTTCGAAACCATGAGCGGGCTCTCCACCACGGGTGCCACCATCTTCAACGGGGTAACGGCCGATGGCTTCCAAAACCCGCAGATCGAGGCCCTGCCCATGAGCATCCTCTTCTGGCGCTCCCTGGCCCACTGGCTGGGCGGCATGGGCATCATCGTGCTCACCATCGCCATCCTGCCCCTGCTGGGCGTGGGGGGCATGCAGCTCTTCGCGG from Balneolaceae bacterium harbors:
- a CDS encoding addiction module protein, whose translation is MDEALAKQLSELNKSEKLLVVEALWDSIASEPNDVPLPDHHKSILEERLKSFQEDKKRGKSWDEIRDQYL
- a CDS encoding DUF3368 domain-containing protein: MPKVTVSDTSCLILFYKIGELDLLKDLFGKIHITETVSKEFSQSLPDWVEVKKPTSGLDKGLASYLDPGEATSIALASEESNSLLIIDEIKGRKAATEMGVTITGSLGVLVTAKRKGHIQAVKPLIKKMLQTNFWISQELVDRVLQIVDET
- a CDS encoding UPF0175 family protein, with the protein product MKTLTIHIPNTAEIDDQEARMSLASKLYERGKLTLGQAAELAGYSKETFMELLAEYNVALINHPAEELDQDIENAQGHSF
- the mgtE gene encoding magnesium transporter codes for the protein MIVHLLKPEFDELIEAKDWVALKDILNDVPAVDVAELLEELDNEVAVVIFRLLRKQKAADVFSYLSTVKGAELLEVFTAQQLSDVMSNLEPDERVALMEELPGHLTQRVMSSMKAEDRRLVTKLLGYPDESVGRLMTPRYVKVKQDWTVQRAMEHIRRYGHSAETVNVIYVVDENEKLIDDLRLNQFILADPEATISSLMDESFEALSAFEDQEDAVKMLSKYDRVAMPVVDSDGILVGIVTVDDVIDVAEEETTEDMQLMAGMDALDDYYSQTTILEMVKKRIGWLLILFVGQLLTASVLDGYESVLANAVTLALFIPMIISSGGNSGSQAATLIIRALATDDIDRDEWLKVMGRELLSGLMLGLLMAVIGFGIILAWTWALHGGVSDDMLASATVVALSLIGVVLWGNLSGSMLPFMLSKFGLDPAVSSAPFVSTLSDVMGILIYFSIAIALLQGVAL
- a CDS encoding dihydrofolate reductase; amino-acid sequence: MTLAIIAAHDPNLVIGKDGKLPWHFPDDLVHFKETTMGNPIVMGRGVFEELNERPLEGRENVVLSRTRTYDDLEEITAFKSVSQAISYLSNHDLVFIIGGGEIYRQFMDYADRLYITEIREEFEGDTYFPEYREDVGSIWKEVMRDDREDLSFVIYDRVSD
- a CDS encoding thymidylate synthase, whose product is MKQYLDLVRNVLDNGVRKSNRTGTDTLSSFSEFYKVDLAEGYPLLTTKKVYFRSVILELLWYLRGEDHIRWLRDEQDCHIWDAWADEDGHVGPIYPVMWRRFPYSETEEISFEGDASHLTKTVTIDKELDQVERAITMLKENPHSRRIVVSAWHPGLLDQMALPPCHVMYVFNVADGKLNCHLTQRSGDIALGIPFNLACYSALTMAVANEVGLDYGTFAHTIVDAHIYMNHVDGLKEQLEREPRELPTLEIADKPVDELTFEDFELKNYNPHPSIKFEVAV
- the trkA gene encoding Trk system potassium transporter TrkA, translating into MKIIIIGAGEIGYELASLLSKEQHDVVVLDRDKECLDKVKANLDVLTHEGNATSVKDLVDSGVRDADIMIAVTSIDEVNMIASMMSKRLGVELVIARVRSDELSRPGAPLKPTDLGIDVIIHPEQSAAYEIVRLIKRASASDLVNLADGKMQLIGLRLGKNSPLVGMSLEQYAEKHPDLTFRVAAISRRTLTIIPSGSVKLQAMDQIFVLARTEDIPAVIKTTGKPDVEINSIMISGGTPIGAMIARILTQEEKNWKIKLIEPDRKIAEELAQELKDVLVLNGNPTDPDLLATEGITDTDAFISVTDDEESNIISCLMAKHLEVKKTVALVSKTDYIPLSQTIGLDAAVNKKSAASNEIHRHVRRGRVISVTALQGIKAEVIELQAASGSKVVKKPIHKISFPQGCVIGGIMSNGSVEIATGQSQIRASDRVIVFCMPEAVDKVTSLFN